In the Telopea speciosissima isolate NSW1024214 ecotype Mountain lineage chromosome 2, Tspe_v1, whole genome shotgun sequence genome, one interval contains:
- the LOC122651287 gene encoding trifunctional UDP-glucose 4,6-dehydratase/UDP-4-keto-6-deoxy-D-glucose 3,5-epimerase/UDP-4-keto-L-rhamnose-reductase RHM1-like, translating into MASYKPKNILITGAAGFIASHVCNRLIRNYPDYKIVVLDKLDYCSNLKNLFPSRSSPNFKFVKGDIGSADLVNFLLITESIDTIMHFAAQTHVDNSFGNSFEFTKNNIYGTHVLLEACKVTGQIRRFIHVSTDEVYGETDEDAVVGNHEASQLLPTNPYSATKAGAEMLVMAYGRSYGLPVITTRGNNVYGPNQFPEKLIPKFILLAMSGKPLPIHGDGSNVRSYLYCEDVAEAFEVILHRGEVGHVYNIGTKKERRVIDVAKEICKLFNLDPDSVIKFVENRPFNDQRYFLDDQKLKILGWSERTVWEEGLKKTMEWYINNPDWWGDVTGALLPHPRMLMMPGIERHFDGSEDGNSASSHASSNPSQSRMVVPVTKSNASPQKSSLKFLIYGRTGWIGGLLGKMCEKQGISFEYGRGRLEERSLILADIQNVKPTHVFNAAGVTGRPNVDWCESHKAETIRTNVAGTLNLADLCREHGLLMMNFATGCIFEYDDAHPLGSGIGFKEEDTPNFTGSFYSKTKAMVEELLKEYDNVCTLRVRMPISSDLSNPRNFITKISRYNKVVNIPNSMTILDELIPISIEMAKRDCRGIWNFTNPGVVSHNEILEMYKNFIDPNFTWANFTLEEQAKVIVAPRSNNEMDASKLKKEFPELLSIKESLIKYVFEPNKKSFAG; encoded by the exons ATGGCTTCttacaaacccaaaaacatCCTCATCACTGGTGCTGCGGGCTTCATTGCATCCCATGTTTGCAACCGGCTCATCCGGAACTACCCGGACTACAAGATTGTTGTCCTTGATAAGCTTGATTACTGTTCAAACCTGAAAAATCTTTTCCCCTCTAGATCGTCCCCTAACTTCAAGTTTGTCAAGGGGGACATAGGCAGTGCTGACCTCGTCAACTTCCTCCTCATTACCGAGTCCATTGACACAATAATGCATTTTGCGGCCCAGACACATGTTGACAACTCCTTTGGCAATAGTTTTGAGTTCACCAAGAATAACATCTATGGCACTCATGTACTTCTAGAAGCCTGCAAAGTAACAGGCCAGATCAGGAGGTTCATCCATGTAAGTACAGATGAGGTCTATGGGGAGACAGATGAGGATGCTGTTGTTGGAAACCATGAGGCTTCTCAGCTCCTCCCGACAAACCCTTACTCTGCCACCAAAGCTGGGGCAGAAATGCTCGTTATGGCATATGGGAGGTCATATGGACTACCTGTCATAACAACCAGAGGAAACAATGTATATGGGCCAAATCAGTTTCCTGAAAAGCTAATTCCTAAATTCATCCTCTTGGCGATGAGTGGGAAACCTCTTCCAATTCACGGGGATGGATCCAATGTTCGGAGTTACCTCTATTGTGAGGATGTTGCCGAGGCTTTTGAAGTTATTCTCCACAGGGGAGAAGTTGGCCACGTTTATAATATTGGCACTAAGAAGGAAAGACGAGTGATTGATGTGGCCAAGGAGATATGCAAACTTTTCAACTTAGACCCAGACTCAGTCATCAAGTTTGTGGAGAACAGGCCTTTTAATGACCAGAGATACTTTTTAGATGATCAGAAGCTGAAGATCTTGGGGTGGTCTGAACGTACTGTATGGGAAGAGGGTCTGAAGAAGACTATGGAGTGGTACATTAATAATCCTGATTGGTGGGGCGATGTAACTGGAGCATTGCTTCCTCATCCAAGAATGCTGATGATGCCTGGCATTGAAAGACATTTTGATGGTTCTGAAGATGGAAATTCTGCATCCTCTCATGCATCAAGTAATCCTAGTCAGAGCCGAATGGTGGTTCCAGTTACAAAGAGCAATGCCTCTCCTCAAAAATCATCTTTGAAGTTCTTGATTTATGGTAGGACTGGGTGGATTGGAGGTCTACTTGGGAAGATGTGTGAGAAACAGGGCATATCCTTCGAGTATGGAAGGGGGCGTCTGGAGGAACGGTCACTGATCTTGGCAGATATTCAGAATGTTAAGCCAACTCATGTTTTTAATGCTGCCGGAGTGACTGGTAGACCCAATGTTGATTGGTGCGAGTCTCACAAAGCTGAGACCATCCGCACCAATGTTGCTGGTACATTGAACCTGGCAGATTTGTGCAGGGAGCATGGCCTCCTTATGATGAATTTTGCTACTGGATGTATTTTTGAGTATGATGATGCACACCCATTAGGTTCAGGCATTGGGTTCAAGGAGGAAGACACTCCCAATTTCACTGGTTCTTTCTACTCAAAAACCAAGGCCATG GTTGAAGAGTTGTTGAAAGAATATGACAATGTTTGCACCCTCAGAGTCCGAATGCCGATATCATCTGATCTTAGCAACCCACGCAACTTCATTACAAAGATCTCTCGCTATAACAAAGTGGTTAACATTCCAAACAGCATGACCATTTTGGATGAGCTTATCCCTATTTCAATTGAGATGGCGAAGCGGGACTGCAGGGGAATATGGAACTTCACAAATCCTGGTGTTGTGAGCCATAACGAGATTCTGGAGATGTACAAGAATTTTATTGACCCCAACTTCACCTGGGCTAACTTCACACTGGAAGAACAGGCCAAAGTAATAGTTGCCCCTCGAAGCAACAATGAGATGGATGCCTCCAAGTTGAAGAAAGAATTCCCTGAGTTACTATCAATCAAGGAGTCACTGATCAAGTATGTCTTTGAACCCAACAAGAAAAGCTTTGCTGGATAA
- the LOC122653067 gene encoding probable galacturonosyltransferase 15: MKFHITTGTKSLTISGGGGCFWEVMKVKGSMRRFSYRSILPTVLILGIVLPFLFIRTAFLALESASSCSSLDCFGRKFGPSIFGGRDASLGLADELTRALTVANEIGVDESGTESSPASFNELVTDITSGRQDIKGFAFETKAMLMKMERRVRLAKHQELIYRHHAAYGIPKSMYCLCLRLAEEYSINALARSPLPPPEAVSRLADPSYHHVALLTDNILAASVVVSSAASNAANPEKLVFHIVTDKKTYAPMHAWFALNSAAAPAVVEVKGLHQFDWSHHVNVGVKEMMEIHRSSWNRHYKNLKEGKCDELEEGELVKRLEDLNPSCLSLMNHLRIYLPKLFPELNKVIFLDDDVVVQQDLSPLWALDLDGKVVGAVVNSWSERKYGDYFNFSNSLVSSSFEYDRCAWSYGMNVFNLKAWRSTNITETYHHWLKLNLDSGFTLWRPGALPPALIAFEGYVHPIDPSWHAAGLGQQPLRINRKMVEAAAVIHFSGPAKPWLDIGLQELRGLWNTHINFTNEFIMNCRIMA; encoded by the exons ATGAAGTTTCATATAACAACAGGAACGAAGAGTTTGACGATATCAGGCGGAGGAGGTTGCTTTTGGGAAGTAATGAAGGTGAAGGGTTCGATGCGTCGGTTTTCTTACCGTTCCATTTTACCGACGGTCTTAATCCTCGGGATtgttttgccttttcttttcatcAGAACTGCTTTCCTCGCTCTCGAATctgcttcttcttgttcttccctAG ATTGCTTTGGACGGAAGTTTGGGCCTTCAATTTTCGGCGGGAGGGATGCGTCGCTG GGGCTTGCGGATGAGCTGACGAGAGCATTGACGGTAGCAAATGAGATAGGGGTAGACGAGAGTGGAACAGAGAGTTCGCCGGCGTCATTCAACGAACTGGTGACGGATATCACTTCTGGCAGACAAGACATCAAGGGGTTTGCTTTCGAGACTAAGGCCATG CTAATGAAGATGGAGAGAAGGGTCCGATTGGCTAAACATCAAGAACTGATTTACAGACACCACGCGGCGTACGGGATccccaagagcatgtactgcctGTGCCTGAGGTTGGCCGAGGAGTATTCCATCAATGCATTGGCACGGTCTCCGCTGCCACCGCCGGAGGCGGTGTCTCGTCTCGCCGACCCGTCATACCACCATGTTGCCTTACTGACTGACAACATTCTCGCAGCGTCTGTCGTAGTCTCCTCCGCTGCCTCCAACGCAGCAAACCCAGAAAAGCTCGTGTTTCACATAGTTACTGACAAGAAGACGTATGCGCCCATGCACGCGTGGTTCGCTCTCAATTCTGCTGCTGCCCCGGCAGTGGTGGAAGTCAAGGGCTTACATCAATTCGATTGGTCTCACCATGTGAACGTTGGTGTCAAAGAGATGATGGAGATTCATCGCTCATCTTGGAACCGTCATTATAAGAatctaaaagaaggaaaatgtgATGAGCTTGAAGAAGGAGAGTTGGTCAAGAGATTAGAGGACTTAAACCCAAGTTGCCTCTCACTCATGAATCATCTAAGAATCTATCTTCCCAAG TTGTTTCCAGAGCTGAACAAGGTGATATTCTTGGACGATGATGTTGTAGTACAGCAGGACTTGTCGCCTCTTTGGGCGCTTGATCTTGACGGCAAAGTTGTTGGTGCTGTTGTTAACTCGTGGAGTGAAAGGAAATATGGGGATTACTTCAACTTCTCGAACTCGTTGGTGTCGTCTTCGTTCGAATATGATCGTTGCGCATGGTCTTACGGTATGAATGTATTCAATCTCAAAGCATGGAGGAGTACCAACATCACTGAGACATACCATCACTGGCTTAAGCTT AACCTTGATTCTGGATTCACACTTTGGCGACCAGGAGCACTTCCACCTGCTTTAATTGCTTTTGAGGGGTATGTCCATCCAATTGATCCTTCATGGCATGCGGCAGGATTGGGTCAACAACCACTGAGAATAAACAGGAAAATGGTGGAAGCTGCTGCTGTAATACATTTTAGTGGCCCTGCAAAGCCATGGCTTGATATTGGGCTCCAAGAGCTACGGGGTTTATGGAACACACACATTAATTTCACCAATGAATTCATCATGAACTGTAGAATTATGGCGTGA